From a region of the Pukyongiella litopenaei genome:
- a CDS encoding Lrp/AsnC family transcriptional regulator, whose amino-acid sequence MTTCVFIQIRCRPGSTYRVAEAIALREIHSELYSTSGEYDLLMKMYIPEGEDVGKFINDHLLDIDGIERSLTTMTFKVF is encoded by the coding sequence ATGACCACCTGTGTCTTCATCCAGATCCGCTGCAGACCCGGCTCGACCTATCGTGTGGCCGAAGCCATCGCGCTGCGCGAGATCCACTCCGAGCTCTATTCGACCAGCGGCGAGTATGACCTGCTGATGAAGATGTACATTCCCGAGGGCGAGGACGTGGGCAAGTTCATCAACGATCACCTGCTGGATATCGACGGGATCGAACGGTCGCTGACCACCATGACCTTCAAGGTGTTCTAG
- a CDS encoding pyruvate carboxylase has translation MTEFRKILIANRGEIAIRIMRAANEMGKRTVAVYAEEDKLGLHRFKADEAYRIGEGLGPVAAYLSIEEMIRVARESGADAIHPGYGLLSENPDFVDACTAAGLTFIGPRAETMRALGDKASARRVAIEAGVPVIPATEVLGDDFDAIGQEAAEIGYPLMLKASWGGGGRGMRPIHGPDELAEKVLEGRREAEAAFGNGEGYLEKMITRARHVEVQILGDKHGQIYHLYERDCSVQRRNQKVVERAPAPYLGDDQRAEICDLGRRICAHVNYECAGTVEFLMDMETGNFYFIEVNPRVQVEHTVTEEVTGIDIVRAQILIAEGKTIAEATGKAAQDDIRLNGHALQTRVTTEDPQNNFIPDYGRLTAYRSATGMGIRLDGGTAYAGGVITRYYDSLLTKVTAWAPTPEMAIARMDRALREFRIRGVSTNIAFVENLLKHPTFLSNDYTTRFIDETPELFSFKQRRDRGTKVLTYIADITVNGHPETRDRPQPRPDLKPPRPPVGWVSNPSYGTRNLLEQKGPQAVADWMKAQKQVLITDTTMRDGHQSLLATRMRSIDMIRVAPAYAANLPQLFSVECWGGATFDVAYRFLQECPWQRLRDLREAMPNLMTQMLLRGSNGVGYTNYPDNVVREFVRQAAASGVDVFRVFDSLNWVENMRVAMDAVIEQNKVCEGTVCYTGDILDPDRAKYDLKYYVGMGRDLRDAGAHVLGLKDMAGLLKPAAARVLIRALKEEVGLPIHFHTHDTAGVACATILAAADAGVDAVDCAMDALSGNTSQATLGTVVEALRHTDRDTGLDIAAIRELSDYWEAVRGQYAAFESGLQAPTSEVYLHEMPGGQFTNLKAQARSLGLEERWHEVAQMYADVNRMFGDIVKVTPSSKVVGDMALMMVSQGLTRAEVEDPATELAFPDSVVDMLRGNLGQPPGGFPDTIMRKVLKDEAPNTERPGGHLEPVDLEAVRTQLSAELEGMAVDDEDLNGYLMYPKVFLDYMGRHRQYGPVRTLPTRNFFYGMEPGEEISAEIDPGKTLEIRLQAVSDTDENGEVRVFFELNGQPRVIRVPNRMVKSSTIRRAKAEPGNAAHVGAPMPGVVATVAVKPGQKVTAGDLLLTIEAMKMETGIHAERDAVVAAVHVQPGGQIDAKDLLVELE, from the coding sequence ATGACCGAGTTCCGCAAGATCCTGATAGCCAACCGGGGCGAGATCGCCATTCGCATCATGCGCGCGGCGAACGAGATGGGCAAACGCACGGTTGCGGTCTATGCGGAAGAGGACAAGCTGGGCCTGCACCGGTTCAAGGCGGACGAGGCCTATCGCATCGGCGAAGGGCTGGGACCGGTCGCCGCCTACCTGTCGATCGAGGAAATGATCCGGGTCGCCCGCGAAAGCGGCGCGGACGCGATCCATCCCGGCTATGGCCTGCTGTCCGAGAACCCCGATTTCGTCGATGCCTGCACCGCCGCGGGGCTGACCTTCATCGGTCCGAGGGCCGAAACCATGCGCGCGCTCGGCGACAAGGCCAGCGCGCGGCGGGTGGCGATCGAGGCCGGCGTGCCGGTGATCCCGGCGACGGAGGTTCTCGGCGACGATTTCGACGCCATCGGCCAGGAGGCCGCGGAAATCGGCTATCCGTTGATGCTCAAGGCATCATGGGGCGGAGGCGGGCGCGGCATGCGCCCGATCCACGGCCCCGACGAGTTGGCCGAAAAGGTGCTCGAAGGCCGCCGCGAGGCCGAGGCCGCCTTTGGCAACGGCGAAGGCTACCTGGAAAAAATGATCACCCGCGCCCGCCATGTCGAGGTGCAGATCCTCGGCGACAAACACGGGCAGATCTATCATCTCTATGAACGCGACTGCTCGGTGCAGCGGCGCAACCAGAAGGTGGTGGAACGCGCCCCGGCGCCCTACCTGGGCGACGACCAGCGGGCCGAGATCTGCGATCTCGGCCGCCGGATCTGCGCCCATGTGAACTATGAATGCGCGGGCACGGTCGAGTTCCTGATGGATATGGAAACCGGCAATTTCTATTTCATCGAGGTGAACCCCCGCGTGCAGGTCGAACATACCGTCACCGAGGAAGTGACCGGGATCGACATCGTGCGGGCGCAGATCCTGATCGCCGAGGGCAAGACCATCGCCGAGGCGACCGGCAAGGCGGCGCAGGACGATATCCGCCTCAATGGCCATGCGCTGCAGACCCGCGTCACCACCGAGGACCCGCAGAACAACTTCATCCCCGATTACGGCCGCCTGACCGCCTATCGCAGCGCCACCGGCATGGGCATCCGGCTCGACGGCGGCACGGCCTATGCGGGCGGGGTGATCACGCGCTACTATGACAGCCTGCTGACCAAGGTCACAGCCTGGGCGCCGACGCCCGAGATGGCGATCGCGCGGATGGACCGCGCGCTGCGCGAGTTCCGCATTCGCGGCGTGTCCACCAACATCGCCTTTGTCGAGAATCTGCTGAAACACCCCACCTTCCTGTCCAACGACTATACCACGCGGTTCATCGACGAGACGCCCGAGCTCTTTTCCTTCAAGCAGCGGCGCGACCGCGGCACCAAGGTGCTGACCTATATCGCGGACATCACCGTGAACGGGCATCCCGAAACCCGAGACCGGCCGCAGCCGCGGCCCGACCTGAAACCGCCGCGCCCGCCGGTAGGATGGGTTTCAAACCCATCCTACGGGACCCGGAACCTTCTGGAACAGAAGGGTCCGCAGGCGGTGGCGGACTGGATGAAGGCGCAGAAACAGGTGCTGATCACCGACACCACCATGCGCGACGGGCACCAGTCGCTGCTGGCCACGCGGATGCGGTCGATCGACATGATCCGGGTCGCGCCGGCCTATGCGGCCAACCTGCCGCAACTGTTCAGCGTCGAATGCTGGGGCGGCGCCACTTTCGACGTGGCCTATCGGTTCCTGCAGGAATGCCCCTGGCAACGGCTGCGGGACCTGCGCGAGGCGATGCCGAACCTGATGACACAGATGCTGCTGCGCGGCTCGAACGGCGTCGGCTACACCAATTATCCCGACAACGTGGTGCGGGAATTCGTCCGCCAGGCCGCCGCCAGCGGCGTCGACGTATTCCGCGTCTTCGACAGCCTGAACTGGGTCGAGAACATGCGCGTCGCGATGGATGCGGTGATCGAACAGAACAAGGTCTGCGAAGGCACCGTGTGCTATACCGGCGACATCCTCGACCCGGACCGGGCCAAGTATGACCTGAAATACTATGTCGGCATGGGCCGCGACCTGCGCGACGCGGGCGCGCATGTGCTGGGGCTCAAGGACATGGCCGGGCTGCTGAAACCGGCCGCGGCCAGGGTGCTGATCCGGGCGCTGAAGGAAGAGGTCGGCCTGCCGATTCATTTCCACACCCATGACACCGCCGGCGTGGCCTGCGCCACCATCCTCGCCGCCGCCGATGCCGGCGTGGACGCGGTCGACTGCGCCATGGACGCGCTGTCGGGCAACACGTCGCAGGCGACGCTGGGCACGGTTGTCGAGGCCCTGCGCCACACCGACCGCGATACCGGGCTCGACATCGCCGCGATCCGCGAGTTGTCGGACTATTGGGAAGCCGTGCGCGGACAGTATGCCGCCTTTGAAAGCGGCCTGCAGGCCCCGACTTCCGAGGTCTACCTGCACGAGATGCCGGGCGGGCAGTTCACCAATCTCAAGGCCCAGGCCCGCAGCCTCGGGCTCGAGGAGCGCTGGCACGAGGTGGCGCAGATGTATGCGGATGTGAACCGGATGTTCGGCGATATCGTCAAGGTCACGCCGTCCTCCAAGGTGGTGGGCGACATGGCGCTGATGATGGTCAGCCAGGGCCTGACCCGCGCCGAGGTCGAGGACCCGGCCACCGAGCTCGCCTTTCCAGACTCGGTGGTGGACATGCTGCGCGGCAATCTCGGCCAGCCGCCGGGCGGATTTCCCGACACGATCATGCGCAAGGTGCTCAAGGACGAGGCGCCCAACACCGAACGTCCGGGCGGGCACCTCGAACCGGTGGATCTGGAAGCGGTGCGCACGCAGCTCAGCGCGGAACTGGAAGGCATGGCCGTCGATGACGAGGATCTCAACGGCTACCTGATGTATCCCAAGGTGTTCCTCGACTACATGGGCCGGCACCGGCAATACGGCCCGGTGCGCACGTTGCCCACGCGCAATTTCTTCTACGGGATGGAACCGGGCGAGGAAATCAGCGCCGAGATCGACCCCGGCAAGACGCTGGAGATCCGCCTGCAGGCCGTCAGCGACACCGACGAGAACGGCGAAGTGCGGGTGTTCTTCGAACTCAACGGCCAGCCGCGGGTGATCCGGGTGCCGAACCGGATGGTGAAATCCTCGACCATCCGGCGCGCCAAGGCGGAACCGGGAAACGCCGCCCATGTCGGCGCGCCGATGCCCGGCGTCGTCGCCACCGTGGCGGTCAAGCCGGGCCAGAAGGTCACGGCTGGCGATCTTCTGCTGACCATCGAGGCGATGAAGATGGAAACCGGCATCCATGCCGAACGCGACGCGGTGGTTGCGGCGGTGCATGTGCAGCCCGGCGGCCAGATCGACGCCAAGGACCTGCTGGTCGAACTCGAATAG
- a CDS encoding alpha-hydroxy acid oxidase, whose amino-acid sequence MDLHSTYPGVMDLKWKARKRLPAFVWEYLDSGTGTEATKARNRAALDRVGFLPAVLHGEFTPDLSTRLFGKAFPLPFGIAPVGMSGLIWPGAENTLARAAASAGIPYSLSTVASQTPEDVAPSLGDHGWFQLYPPRDEEIRRDMLNRARAAGFDTLVVTVDVPVASRRERQTRSGLTQPPRLTPRLLAQVARRPAWALAVARAGMPRMRIFDPYVSGARQNLPSTAHIGYLLRTAPDRDYIAWLRDNWQGPLVVKGVLRAEDARMLEDLGADAVWVSNHAGRQFDGAPGAIEVLADIRAATTVPLIFDSGIEGGLDILRALATGADFVMLGRAFHFAVAALGEAGPGHLVDMLARDMAANMGQLGVRRLAELPAPIQLAAAP is encoded by the coding sequence ATGGACTTGCACAGCACCTATCCCGGCGTGATGGACCTGAAATGGAAGGCCCGGAAACGCCTGCCGGCCTTTGTCTGGGAATATCTCGACAGCGGCACCGGGACTGAGGCCACCAAGGCCCGCAATCGCGCGGCGCTGGACCGGGTCGGGTTCCTGCCCGCCGTGTTGCACGGGGAATTCACGCCCGATCTGTCCACCCGGTTGTTCGGAAAGGCGTTTCCCCTGCCCTTCGGCATCGCTCCGGTGGGCATGTCGGGGCTGATCTGGCCGGGCGCTGAGAACACCCTGGCCCGGGCCGCCGCCAGCGCCGGCATCCCCTATTCCCTCTCGACCGTGGCCAGCCAGACGCCCGAGGACGTGGCGCCGAGCCTCGGCGATCACGGCTGGTTCCAACTCTACCCGCCGCGGGACGAGGAAATCCGCCGCGACATGCTGAACCGCGCCCGCGCGGCGGGGTTCGACACGCTGGTGGTGACGGTCGACGTGCCGGTCGCCTCGCGCCGGGAACGGCAGACGCGGTCGGGCCTGACGCAGCCGCCGCGGCTGACCCCGCGCCTGCTGGCGCAGGTGGCGCGGCGCCCGGCCTGGGCGCTGGCGGTCGCCCGCGCCGGCATGCCACGGATGCGCATATTCGATCCCTATGTGAGCGGGGCGCGGCAGAACCTGCCATCGACCGCCCATATCGGATACCTGCTGCGCACCGCGCCCGACCGCGACTATATCGCCTGGCTGCGCGACAACTGGCAGGGTCCGCTGGTGGTCAAGGGCGTGCTGCGCGCCGAGGATGCCCGGATGCTGGAGGATCTGGGCGCCGATGCGGTCTGGGTGTCCAACCATGCCGGGCGCCAGTTCGACGGCGCGCCGGGCGCGATCGAGGTGCTGGCCGACATCCGCGCCGCCACCACCGTGCCGCTGATCTTCGACAGCGGGATCGAGGGCGGGCTGGATATCCTGCGCGCGCTGGCGACCGGTGCGGATTTCGTGATGCTGGGCCGGGCGTTCCATTTCGCCGTCGCGGCCCTGGGCGAGGCCGGGCCCGGGCATCTGGTCGACATGCTGGCCCGGGACATGGCCGCGAATATGGGGCAACTGGGCGTGCGCCGGCTCGCGGAGCTGCCCGCGCCGATCCAGCTCGCCGCCGCACCCTGA